In the Sus scrofa isolate TJ Tabasco breed Duroc chromosome 8, Sscrofa11.1, whole genome shotgun sequence genome, ttaccacaaaagTTTAGTTAATACCAATCACCTCACACAGTTAcatttttctccttgtgatgagaacttttaagatttactctcttagcaattttcttttcttaaaagtttttgttatagctgatttacagtgttctgtcaatttctgctgtacagcaaagtgacccagttatacacatgcatacatgctttttctcacattatcctccatcatgttccatcacaagtgattagatatagttccctgtgctgtacagcaggatctcattgcttatccactccacatgctatagtttgcattttttagccccaaactcccagtccatcctactccctctccctcccccttggcaaccacaaggctgttctccatgtccatgagtttgtttcttttctgtagatggattcatttgtgctgtatattagattccagatagaagtgatatcatatggtatttgtctttctgatgtacttcctTTCGTATGAGCGTCTCTAAGAGAGTGTTACTAACTATGGTCCTCACGATTTACGTTACATCCTCGGAGCTTCTTTATCTTGTAACTGGATgtctgtaccttttgaccaccttcacttAATCCTCCTACCTCAACCCCTTGAAATGCTTATTTCAACTATGGCGAAAATGAGGAAAATTAACCTGGGCTAGCACTGTAGGTCCATTCTTTCAACAACCAGTTTTTAAGCACTGGAGACTCAAATGGGAACAAGACACATTTCCTGCTCTCAAGAGTCATATCATATGGTCTAGTTGCAGGAAGACAGACAAACACATCACATACATAGCCCAACCACACACAGTCTATCAAGCAGTTATTAACATGAAAAAGGGGCTGAATCAGTATAAAAAGGCAGAAAGTGATGAGGTGCTACTTTAGATAGGTATAAAGATGGCTTTGTTAAGATCACCAGTGAACTCCCCTTTGTCAAAACCAATAGTCACTTCTCTGTTGTCATTTTACTCAAATCTTCAGCACTGTTGACACAAGTCACTTGACTGGCTTAACCTCAGAGACACCACATTTCTCCTCCAGAAGCTGCTTCCTTCTGTCAGATTTGCTGGGTCCCTCTTCTTTTCCCAAGCCCCACCTACAACAAAGGACTACTAAGATGCCATGACTACAAATTTTATACATCAGCAGCCTGGATCTTTCCTCTCAAGcccaaattcatatattcaaTTGCCTACATGCCATCTCCATTTctctgtataatatatatttcacagtTGACATATTTAAAACTCGTTTTAGCTCTCCATAAAATATGCTCTCCATTTCCAATGTTCTCTTTCTCAGTAAATGATAACTCCATCTTTCCTTTGTTCAGACCCAAAACCTTGGAGTTTGTGATCCTCACCCTCATTCTCTAGTCAATCTATTAGCCAATCTGTTGgctctactttaaaaatatgctttgaaTTGAATACTTTTTATCCCTTCCTTCTAAAGTCAATACTCCAAATCATCTTATTTCTGGCCTGGATTATGACAATAGTCTCTTAGGTGGGCTTACAATATCTAGCCCTGCTCCCTTCCGATCCAGGGTAAGTTATTACAAAAGAGTGATGTTTTTCTTTAAGCTTAAATCATATCACATCCCTTTCCTAATAAAATACCTCTCATTTCACCAGAGCAAtgttcagggtcttttgtatgGCTTATGAGGCCTTATGGGACCCTACATGCCCTCTCTGGCCTCATCTTGACCTACTCTCTATTTCATTGCACTCCAGCTACAATGGCCTCTTTGACcgttctttaaaaatgtcaaacaGACTTAtgtcagggcctttgcacatgctgtttcttTAACCCAAATGCTCTTTTTCCAGATAGCTGCATATTTACTGTCCTTACTTCATTTAAATCTCTGTTGAAGTATTACCTTCTCAGAGAGGTCTTTCCTAAACAATCTGTCTACACAGTGAGTAGCATCACTTCACTGAGCATTCCCTCCAGTGCCATTCCTGTTACCTCTGTACACTATTGTCATGTGTATTGCTTGGTTCACCTGACATGTCCTGTGTGTACAGTTGTTTTTAGTTGTTCTTTTGTATCATCTGTCTCTCCTCACTGGAATGTAAGGTTTATGAGAGGGGTATAGACtggttttttttcatgttatattcCCAATAAATGCCTATTGAATATAGGCTTTCCAATAACCATGGATATGAATACAACCAAACTCCACTACATAGAATTAAATGGAAAGATGGCTATAGTGAGtgtaagattcttttttttaatagaatatttaCTTGCAAATTCATGAATTTCCAGTAAATAACCGGAAAAACTTACTTAGGGGAAGGTTAAATTTCTACTAGCTTTGAAGGGTGAAACTCATTTCCAATTACTATATTGATTTGTTATATGCAAATGTGCTTTTAGAGAGCTTGACAAACTTTCTCCCAAACTGACTTACCAGCTCTTCCACAACATGGTATCTTCAGTTTGATTACTAAGCCATTAGTTGTTCTCAGAGCATTTCAAGTGTAAACTTCAGCTCATTTCAGGTCAAACATTCTGAAATTCTGAGTTTAGAAAAGCCAAGATACATCAACTTTTACAGCTCAAACTATCTAGAAGAAAGGGCTATAAGATTTCTCTCCAGTATGTGTGtaggtacatatatatagatagatctatacacatataatatgtaatataatacatacacatataatatatatattacatatattagcACTCTCAAAAATCCCTGAGGGTAGGGACTGTGGTACTTAGTCTAGTGACTTATATAGTGGATgtcaatatactttttaaattcacTCAACAAAATCTGTTGCATATACTTTGTGCCCGAAACTAGGATATGagatgaagataaaaatataaataaaacatatttattaaatccAAATTAATAATGATTGCTCACAGTCTTGCCCAGCTTTACATAAAACATATCCTCTCTGTATTAAACTTAGCATACAATTCTCTCAATCATGACCTGGTCCCTGATGGAGAGAaagtaaatttattcctaaatgcaTTTGGTATAACAATTTTTGTgtactttgaaaaataactttcttaaaTGAGGAAAACTGCCTTCTGGAAAAAAACAGGCTCAATAAATTTCAAGAGCAAtccaaaatataaacaacaaaaagctCTTTTATTTTAAACCGCAAATAAAATCCATGTTGAATAATGTATTTCATAGAGCCTCTATAGTGAAAAGGGTAGAACATGTTAAATATGAATGTCAGAGGAATTAGCTTTAAGATAATAAATCAAATTCGCATCCACATTCATGGATCCACAAGGATTGGCTGTGTACTCTGCAGGTTCTTCAGCACCATGCTCCATCAGCCTAGGTGAGAACAGGTCAGACATACAGTTGTCTGCTATCAACTACTCAGAACAAAGCACATGCCTTGGAAGGGTCAGAACCTGAAGTTATTATTCCATCCTTAATGGCAAAATAACAGTAATTTGGAATTCCATTTGTAGCCcagaggaaacgaacccaactagtatccatgaagatgtgggttccatctctggcctcgtttagggacttaaggatctggtgttgccatgagctgtggtataggttgcagatgaggctcggatcccgagttgctgtggctgatttgacccctagcctgggaacttccatatgccgcaggtggccctaaaaagccaaaagaaaaaaaaaatacatatatatagtaattCATCTGAGAACCAAAGGAAAGTCCAAAATTTCAAAAGCTGGTTATTCTCAAAACAGGATATAATATGAAatatcattactttttttctttaaaaaaaaagcttctacaTCTGGTAGTtgcctaaaaaagcaaactaaaatatTACTCATTTACTATAATTGGTACCAGTGGAGGTAAGCTGTGACTTGGAGCATTTGTATGCACAGATGACTCCAAATCCTCAATATTTTTTCCGTACGTATTTATGTTCATAATCAATTTTGAGGAAGTAGCACCTTGCACCTAAATGTTTGCGAAGATAGCATATGTACAACTCTTCTGTAACAATCCTTAAATAAAAGGACTAAATCTAGAATCCTTTATACATTTGTGCATCATATAGTCAGCGCTTTGCACAGAACAGATGTTTGAAACACAAGAGACAAATCAATAATTCATTtacaaaaaatcaaaattgatGCTCATGtattaaaagataatatttttagtCTTCTGGTAGTTCTGACATATAACAGATACAAAATAATTCTGGATTTTCCTTTCTGAACTAACATGATAACATCTGTGTGCTAATCTGGTGATACTAGGTACTCTAACAAACATATCCCTAAATTTCAATGGAGCAACACAATAAGAGCTTATTTTTAATTCGAGTAAAGTCCAGTGCAGATTTTCCTACTAGGCGGGCAGCATTCCTCCATGTGCTGGCTCAGGtactcagttcttttcatttggGGTCACCCCTTCTCCTGGCCTCTAGAAGCCCATGAATTCAGCTATAAGATGGGAACCCATAGGCTGTAGAATGTGTTATCTGCTGCCTAACTGCCTTCCTGGGAAAGTGATGAAACACTTCAGCCCACATTCCATTCACCATAACTAGTCACATGGACCCACTTATTTGCAAGCAGGTGCAGACTGGGAAATGGAAAATGGAGTCCCTACCTGGGCAAATATTTTGCAGAGAGAAATACACTAAAGATGGGGAAATACAATTATTTGGTAGACAGTAAGTTTTTTCtgccaaggtttttttttctttttcttcaatcaGAGGATACTCTCAAAGTCAGCATCCAGGAATTGCAGTAACATCTTAGAAAATGTAAATTCCAAGTGTAAGGTAATCTGTGGTAATATAATCAAGGATTGCTTGggcattctgaaaaaaaaaaaaaggttggtaaCAGATAGtgggaaatctgaaaaaaaaaatctacattaaaaaaaaaaggaagatttggCTATTTCAGTAGGCCAGTTATGTGGGTATGACTAGTCTCAGTTAATATGCTGCTATCTAGTTTTCCTTAGAGTTCAGTTTTGATTAAGAAGATGATCCTGTGTTGCAACAGTGTGGAACCATACACATGCATTAAAGACACCTGATGATAATAAGATGTGTTGTAAAGTATTATGATTcacaacatttttttcccacacatACCTCAGCTAGGAGGTGTCCCAGACTCCTAGCGGACTGAAGGGTGTGCCTGAAAGGTGTGCCTGCATTTCCTATTTGCATCATAAAACCTTTCTATGGTGCTGACATTTGGAGCTTTCTGATCCTGGTTCaaaggtttgtttgtgtgtgtgcgttttaACACTGGAGAAGTGTGTCCCAATAACAGTGGCAACTGCATCTCTGTTTGCAAGATGTGGGAAAGAACACTGCGGCACTGGAAGTCAGCATCCCTGGACGTGGTTTCCTGATCTTGCCACAAGCAGGCCCTCTTCTTCACCCACAGGTCTTGGCATCCCTTCCTCGCTGTGTGCCATCTGGCCAGGGACCAACTTCCCAAATCTGCCTTAGCAACAAGCTCTGCTCGTGCTCAGGAGGCTGTTTTCAACAACCCCTTCCTGAGGAAATACACTGGCCCCTCAGAGCTCATATTTTTATGACAGTTCTACTGGACTAGGCTTTCCTATGCGCAAGGGCCATTTTCAaatactccccacccccactccacacaAATTACCTATTACAGCATCTGGCATATAAAAAGAGcatgatacatatttattgaatgtactGTCTGCCTAGTTACTACAAAACTGTCCCAGGTTCTGAATTGGGCAGCAGAATTAGGAGCCAGTGGCAGTCTCTCTGAGCCAGGGACATACCCAGAATGGTCTCCTTTTGCTAAAAGGCCTCCTTAGAGGCTCACCTGCCTCCTAGTGTGAGCTCCTATTCCTTGCAGGCCACACTGCTGAAGCCACACTCGAGGGTCAGCAGTCAATTCGTAAAACTCCTTTTTGAGTTTGTACTGTAATTCCTTGGTGCTGAGCTTGGTTGGGGAGAGGTGCTGGGTGAGGTGACCTTCTTGCAGAGGGAGACCTGCTCTTCATTCTGTGGCCCTGCAGGAAGGTCAGAAGGGAGCACTTTGGCCACTGCCACTATTTAGCCTCCCACGACTCCCATTCTCTCCTTCACACTCTTTCCAACGGCGGGGGCGGGTGCAGAGTGGGGCCCGCTTTGGGCTTCAGGGCCCTGCAGGTATGAGGAGCAGCAAGTGGGTATCAGGTGATcaaaggagaggggaaaggagatgTGGTGTCACCAATTCTAACCAGTGGCTGGGTGCTTAGTGTCAACATGGAAAAACCAACCCTCTCCGGTGTTTTTTCcaactcccccgccccccatttcTCCCTGGAGACGGTTGGGCAGCCCTAGGTGACCCAAAGTTGCCTGGGGTCTCTTGGACTCCGGTCCTCACCCTCGGTGGACAGTCTGCTCCAGCGTCCTAGAGCTCCCAGCACGCTCTGCCAAGTCTTCGGGCCGCAACGCTCCAGAGCGGCCCCTCCTCGGAAGGTGTGGATGCACAAGTGGGAAACATAAATGACCACCACACGGTCCCCTACAAAAACCCAGATAGCAAAACAACCGTAAACACATCACAGGCTGAGCCCGTCTCCCCAAGGTAAGTCCTTTATTCGTCGCCGTTTTGGCGATTCTCTCTGGACAGCTGCGGCAGCGACAGCAGCTGTGCGGTGGGCCCCGGAGGTCCCCGCGATCTTCCTTCCTCCGCCCTCTCTGTCgcttctcacccccacccccttccctcctctctccgcCTCCTCTCTTCTTGCCCTCTCGCGGGCCACGCACACACCCGGAGACACCCTCCGCACTTGGCTACTCACACACTGCGGCTCGACCCAGCCGACGAGGCACGGTTGCCAAAGCGGCCCGGGGTGTATGGGGTGTGTGTGCGGGGTGCCGGGGAGGAGGCCAAATCGGGCTGAGGGTGGCATAGTAGGGCCTCTCTCCTCCCAACCGCGACCCCTGCCCATTCTCCTTCCCTAACCCCGGCCTGCCAGCAACAGTGACACCTGAGCGGGGACTGGTTGGTGGAGGCGACAGGCCCACAGGACTGGCAACCAGGAGAAAACAGAGCAGGGGGCGGGGACGAAGAGGAGGAGCGGGAGGCGGGACCCACGAGGAGGTCGCCACTGGCGGTGAGTGACGCACACGCTAGCCAATAAGCGACCGCTGACCCAACGTCTGGGCGGGGAGCCAGGGGGCGGGCTCcgcgaggaggaggaggctgctggGGCGATAGAGGCGGGGGccgggaggaggaaggggaggaggcgggagcggtggcggcggcggcggaggaggcGGCAGCGGTGGAGGGTAGGTTGCGCCCCGGACTGTGTCTGCCGAGCTCCACGGCTGTGCCTGTGTGAGTGGAGGAGCGGCGCTGGGAGGCAGAGGCGGGCACGGGCGAGCACGGCGGCGGGACGTCTCTGGCGGCCGCGGATCAGCGGCAGCGGTCGGTGTGGGGAAGCAGCGGCAGTaacagcggcagcagcagcagcggcgtcCGCCTCTCAGCCGCCGGGGACGCTGAGGCGCGGCTGGTGGCATTGACATCGGcggccctgcctctctctctcgcCCCCGGCCCTCCCCATGTGATCGGTCTTAATCCCGGCAGTGTGCGCGCGTGGGGATCCATTCCGCTGTGCCTGATCTCCGTGCCAGGGTGGGTGCTCGTGTGTGCgcttcccctccccatcccccttcccccaaGAATAAAAGAAGAACCGAGAGGCgtgctttgaaaataaataaataaccaccaCACACGCGCAGCCCGGAGCAGAGTCGGAGGGGCTGGCGGCGGTGGAGGAGGAGtgaaggcggcggcggcggaggaggagGGACGCGCGGAGAAGGCAGTAACTTTAAAGCCAGCTCAGAGCCCAGACCTCCAGCCAAGCGGTTTgcagcgcggcggcggcggcggcgttgAGTGTTGGCCCGCCAGTCCGGTCGGGGTGTGCAGTAGGACGGACGAGCAGCGCGTCGCTGTCCCCCGGCGGCTGGAGATGTCCGAGCCCAAGGCAATTGATCCCAAGTTGTCGACGACCGACAGGGTGGTGAAAGGTAAGCGGCGCGCCGCGGTCGCCCGGGTGCACCGGGTGCCGCAGGCACCCGGGcggcttcctcccctccccccgccctagGCTCTCTCCCTGCTCCAGCCACGGACCTTCTAGGATATTGTGCAACCCTCGAACCCCCCTCTCTCGCGCGCCCTTCCCCCACGCTTCCCACCCAGCCCACTTGGGGCATTTTTATTTACGGGGGCGTCAGTTGGCAAATGGCTGAGCCAAGGGGAGGCGGTGGCgggggtggcggtggcggtggcgggaGGGGGCGCCCGGGGGGTGGTTGCTGGTAGGGTGTAGCTGCTGTGACAGAAATAGGAAGTGGGTGGCTGCTCGCAGGCTTGCGTGGGATCGGGTTTATGGTTTTCTCTTGCAGAGGGAGGGGTGAtttatggcttttaaaaaattaatatggcATTTTTATGTGGCGGTGGCTTTCCACCGCCTGCCTCGCTCGGGCAGGATTCTCTCGGCGCTCCATTGCAGCAATTCCCtccgcgccccctccccctcccccgaaaGGGCCTGCACAGGACTCGCGAGAGAGCGGGAGAGCGTGGGGGGAGCCCGGTGCTTCCTTCCGCGCGGGGCGGGGGCGACCGCAGGGAGGGGGCGGCCGGGGGGGGGCAtggggggcgcgggggcggggaACGACCGGAGAGCCCCAAGCCGCCGCCCTGGGATTCCCCCGCAGGCCCTGAGAAAGACACGAAAAGCTGTTCCCCAACCTCCCTCGCCACCCTCAGCCTTACCCCGCCGACCTGTCATTGCTCTTGAATCGTGCCCCGCTGGAGCACACCTCCCCGATGGTAACCTCACCCTGCCTGCTTCTTCCTTGCCCCTGGCACCCGCTTGTTAATGGGCTATTTGATTCCGTTCATTGGCTCTTCTCCGCCCCGGGATCACAGACTCCGGGCGGCGATGGCTCTGGGATCCCAAACAGCAGCCGGGATGCGTGGGGTGAGGAAGGGGACAGGTAGTGGTCTCTAAGCTAGCACAGGGGAATCCGCAGTCTTCGTTGTATTCTTTGGTGGACTGGGGAGGAACTGTACTATGAATCCTGGAAAGATGAGGCAGCGGAGTTGATACGCCAGGATTAAGTAGTATTCCTCATTCCTGGGGTCAGGACACTGAGCGGAGCAGGGATGGGCATGGGCTACTTGGAGCGGGCCTCTGAAATTGGAAACAGCGCTGGCTGGTGTAGAAGGAGAGAGTGAATGTGTATGCCTGTGTTGTGTGTACAACAGAGTATCTAATGTGGCCTGAGCATGCAAGTAGAGTGCAGAGCAATGAAGTCTTTTGCACCGTGAGCATTTAGGTGAAGTAACCCAGCAATCTAAAGACCATGCATGATGCCTAAGTCTTTCTGGGGCTTCAGAACTATTCATTGCTCCTTTCAGGTGTGTTCAGtttttatagtgtgtgtgtgttctcttgtTTTGGTTCTCTTAGAACTATTCCTGCTTCAGTGCAGTATTCATAGACTCATTaaaataaggagttaatatcttTGCAAGAACCACTTGAAATAGGTTTATTTGGTTCATTTGGTTTATTTATAACCAAATGCACAGCTATTGGTTATCCAGGCACGGATTCTCCCGTTAAGAGTCaattaaaattcattcaaaaGAACTTTTATGTTAATGGCCTCTgttgacattttgaaaaattaagacCTTTTGCAGAAATATCAGAGGATCACATATCTCCCTAATGTGTGAAGTTTAGGTGTAACTCTGATCTGTATGTTAAGATCATCTTTTTTCAGAATACTTGGTATAAAGCTTACAATTCAAATGATAGCAGTAAATATGTCAGCAATTGGAAAAcccatgtatgtatacataaagtCAGTTCTCTGTTTTAAATCACATGGTATGGCTTCTTAATGTAAATGTTAAAATTGTCACCAAGTGAAGAATGTGAAAATAAGTTTTCATACATTCTGGCTTGGTATCTTTACCACTTGACGTGAAGGAGCCCATTCAACCATTCCATGGCTattttgtcttgcctttttttccccagtactGTATTATATGTATTATCATAACTGGCTTTTTATGATATATACACAGAATCACTCATAATTCAaaaaatttggtttatttttccggAACTGAAATGCAGATGGATTTAATAGACTCAAAGTAGGAGGAGTTAATTTTGCATATGTTTTGATAGGAATCTCGATGTGAAATTTTGTTTACACAAGAAAGTTTAATAAAACTTTATCGGTAGATGAATCCTGATTTTTAAGGTGGGCATACTACCACTATTCCTCTTGTGCTTTCTTATAGATTTTATGTTGTTGGCTTGAGGCATTATTAAATGTTAGAGTCAACCTTTTGTTATCTGtatgatttttataattaattgaGATGATAATCAATTTTAATTATCAGTCTTCTGTAAAATAGAATTTCCacttaaatatgtgtgtatatgtttagtGAGTAGAAAGTACATATTGGCTGAATGGAAAACAGATTACCAAACAATTTTTCACATTTACAAAAATTAGGTAAGGCATAATTCATGAAGCTATGACTTTACTCTAAATTTTGTTAGAACTTTCTCTCCATGATCTGAGAgtgactcatttttttaatgtaggcaaGGGAAATTTTTGTACTCCTTAAGTgttcttttcttataaaatagGA is a window encoding:
- the LOC110261963 gene encoding uncharacterized protein LOC110261963, producing MGRGSAHTSTHPGTEIRHSGMDPHARTLPGLRPITWGGPGARERGRAADVNATSRASASPAAERRTPLLLLPLDVPPPCSPVPASASQRRSSTHTGTAVELGRHSPGRNLPSTAAASSAAAATAPASSPSSSRPPPLSPQQPPPPRGARPLAPRPDVGSAVAYWLACASLTASGDLLVGPASRSSSSSPPPALFSPGCQSCGPVASTNQSPLRCHCCWQAGVREGEWAGVAVGRREALLCHPQPDLASSPAPRTHTPYTPGRFGNRASSAGSSRSVGPCGGHLCFPLVHPHLPRRGRSGALRPEDLAERAGSSRTLEQTVHRGALKPKAGPTLHPPPPLERV